In the Erythrolamprus reginae isolate rEryReg1 chromosome 13, rEryReg1.hap1, whole genome shotgun sequence genome, one interval contains:
- the C13H11orf98 gene encoding uncharacterized protein C11orf98 homolog, with protein sequence MVAPSGKINRPRTELRKKLFKRRRVLNKEKRKKHRIVGAVVDEGLITVHHLKKRSSSSRANITLSGKKKRKLLKQLRHTAKEKAEMQVDVRPARSGKSKKKKEATPKDSADVEMMAADATPGLES encoded by the exons ATGGTTGCTCCTTCCGGGAAGATTAACCGGCCGCGGACG GAGCTGCGGAAAAAACTCTTCAAACGACGCCGTGTCCTgaataaagagaagagaaagaaacaccGGATTGTGGGAGCGGTGGTGGATGAAGGTCTAATCACCGTTCATCACCTGAAAAAGCGATC ATCCAGTTCACGGGCAAACATTACTCTctcaggaaagaagaaaagaaaactgcTTAAACAACTGCGTCATACCGCTAAGGAAAAAGCAGAAATGCAGG TTGATGTCCGTCCAGCTCGGAGTGGAAAAagcaagaagaaaaaggaggcaactcccaaagactctgcAGATGTTGAGATGATGGCAGCTGACGCAACACCTGGATTGGAAAGCTGA